In Prionailurus viverrinus isolate Anna chromosome C2, UM_Priviv_1.0, whole genome shotgun sequence, one DNA window encodes the following:
- the MYD88 gene encoding myeloid differentiation primary response protein MyD88, translating into MAAGGSRAGSASPIPSASSLPLAALNVRVRRRLSLFLNVRTQVAADWTALAEEMGFEYLEIRQLEAHADPMGKLLDDWQGRPGASVGRLLELLTKLGRDDVLVELGPSIEEDCQKYILKQQQEESEKPLQVAAVDSSDPRTSELAGITTLDDPLGQMPERFDAFICYCPSDIQFVQEMIRQLEQTDYRLKLCVSDRDVLPGTCVWSIASELIEKRCRRMVVVVSDDYLQSKECDFQTKFALSLSPGAHQKRLIPIKYKAMKKEFPSILRFITVCDYTNPCTKSWFWTRLAKALSLP; encoded by the exons ATGGCCGCCGGAGGCTCCCGCGCGGGGTCCGCGTCCCCCATCCCCTCGGCGTCCTCCCTGCCTCTAGCTGCCCTCAACGTGCGAGTGCGGCGCCGCCTGTCGCTGTTCCTGAACGTGCGGACGCAGGTGGCGGCCGACTGGACGGCGCTGGCTGAGGAGATGGGCTTCGAGTACTTGGAGATCCGGCAGCTGGAGGCGCATGCCGACCCCATGGGCAAGCTCCTGGACGACTGGCAGGGACGCCCGGGAGCCTCGGTGGGCCGTCTGCTGGAGCTGCTCACCAAGCTGGGCCGCGATGACGTGCTGGTGGAACTGGGGCCCAGCATCG AGGAGGATTGCCAGAAGTATATTCTGAAACAGCAGCAGGAGGAGTCTGAGAAGCCCTTACAGGTGGCTGCTGTAGACAGCAGTGACCCACGGACGTCAGAGCTGGCAGGCATCACCACGCTTGATGACCCCTTGG GGCAAATGCCGGAGCGTTTTGATGCCTTCATCTGCTACTGCCCCAGCGATATCCAGTTTGTTCAGGAGATGATCCGGCAGCTGGAACAGACAGACTATCGGCTGAAGTTGTGTGTGTCTGATCGCGATGTCCTCCCTGGCACCTGTGTCTGGTCCATCGCCAGTGAGCTCATTGAGAAGAG GTGCCGCcggatggtggtggtggtctcTGATGATTACCTGCAAAGCAAGGAATGTGACTTCCAGACCAAGTTTGCACTCAGCCTCTCTCCCG GTGCCCATCAGAAGCGACTGATCCCCATCAAGTACAAGGCAATGAAGAAAGAGTTCCCCAGCATCCTGCGGTTCATCACTGTCTGCGACTACACCAACCCTTGCACCAAGTCCTGGTTCTGGACCCGCCTTGCCAAGGCCCTGTCCCTGCCCTGA